From Methanobrevibacter sp., a single genomic window includes:
- a CDS encoding peptidase, whose product MNNTMEYLKKLGIEKQDSSFKSSKRFADGGQYRLEVPGIQSPKTMEVLLREAANRGIVLHRITQTKGIMLLTDSEIKEMVNLAKQYKVELFLSIGPRATYDTSASVNTKEGSRMGYRLRGYDNLVYAIEDAKRAIDLGVRGILLYDEGLLWVLNNMRNDGIIPKNTHFKLSAHAGHGNPADGKLFEQLGLDSLNPVRDLQIPMIAAIRSACDIPLDLHTENPKSSGGFIRHYEIPDIIRVASPVYLKTGGSVAKNHNWDTTENDAILRLKQVELVNRVIEQYCPEAAMSPKSSKDLAIPE is encoded by the coding sequence ATGAACAATACAATGGAATATTTGAAAAAATTAGGTATCGAAAAACAGGATTCTTCCTTTAAATCCTCAAAAAGATTTGCTGATGGTGGGCAGTATCGTTTGGAGGTTCCAGGAATTCAATCTCCAAAAACCATGGAGGTTCTACTTAGGGAAGCTGCAAATAGGGGCATTGTATTACACAGAATTACTCAAACCAAGGGAATCATGCTATTGACAGATTCTGAAATAAAAGAAATGGTCAACCTTGCAAAACAATATAAAGTGGAATTATTTTTATCAATCGGCCCAAGAGCCACTTATGACACAAGCGCTAGTGTAAACACTAAAGAAGGAAGTAGGATGGGTTATAGGCTTAGGGGCTATGACAATTTAGTATATGCTATTGAAGATGCGAAAAGGGCTATTGATTTGGGTGTCAGGGGAATTTTACTTTATGATGAAGGCCTTTTATGGGTCTTAAATAATATGAGAAATGATGGAATTATCCCTAAAAATACTCATTTCAAACTTTCAGCCCATGCTGGCCATGGAAATCCTGCCGATGGAAAATTATTTGAACAGTTAGGTCTCGATTCTCTTAATCCTGTTCGTGATTTGCAGATTCCAATGATTGCAGCTATCAGGAGTGCATGTGATATTCCTTTGGATTTGCATACTGAAAATCCAAAATCCAGTGGAGGATTTATAAGGCATTATGAAATTCCAGATATCATAAGGGTGGCAAGTCCAGTTTATCTCAAGACCGGAGGATCTGTGGCCAAAAATCATAATTGGGATACTACAGAAAACGATGCTATTTTAAGATTGAAACAAGTGGAATTGGTAAATCGGGTAATTGAACAGTATTGTCCTGAAGCAGCAATGTCTCCAAAGTCATCTAAAGATTTGGCTATTCCGGAATGA
- a CDS encoding MmgE/PrpD family protein produces the protein MFFKNIANFISNFDYNQASPETINVAKAAFIDYFGVAYRGFKENPSYFAFLTINEIYGEATYNDLTSSIIGEDKIKQNMLSAAFINGISAHSLDLDDGHRGAHLHLGAVVFSTALSISEAYNLSGKEFLEAVILGYEIGILLGKLVNPKHRNNGFHSTGTIGTFAAGAVAAKLLKLDEERITSALGLSGTQAAGLLESDHSGSMGKSLHVGKAAFNGMLSAFLAKNGFTGSSSIFDGEEGFLKTMVFNDSLDEYSLEDLLMNVGDVDFRDIYFKKYPFCRHLHSSIEAILKLRPIIDKEYGHIDSILVKTYDIAASHDNYNPKSLEELKQSLPYAVAIALACGNLSIDNIKLLIRYGLFDENSNVDIVKTIRNLANKVVISVDPKLNQLYPSKRPSNVVIRLDENFRNGVFQNLVIIPKGDLENPYELNDLITKFKELNPKYNINKLSIIDDIENYQMTEFMEILNGND, from the coding sequence ATGTTTTTTAAAAATATCGCTAATTTCATTTCAAATTTTGATTATAATCAGGCCAGTCCCGAAACCATAAATGTGGCCAAAGCAGCGTTTATAGATTATTTTGGAGTGGCTTATAGGGGATTTAAGGAAAATCCTTCTTATTTTGCTTTTTTAACAATAAATGAAATATATGGTGAAGCAACTTACAATGATTTAACATCATCCATCATTGGTGAGGATAAAATAAAGCAAAACATGTTGAGCGCAGCTTTTATTAATGGTATTTCAGCCCATTCTCTTGATTTGGATGATGGTCATAGGGGAGCACATTTACATTTGGGTGCCGTTGTTTTTTCCACTGCATTGTCCATTAGCGAAGCTTATAACTTGTCTGGAAAGGAATTTTTAGAAGCCGTTATCTTGGGATATGAAATTGGAATACTTTTAGGAAAATTGGTAAATCCTAAACATAGGAACAACGGATTTCATTCAACAGGGACTATTGGAACTTTTGCAGCTGGGGCAGTTGCAGCCAAACTTCTGAAATTGGATGAAGAAAGAATCACATCTGCTTTAGGCTTAAGCGGAACTCAGGCTGCAGGGTTATTGGAATCTGACCATTCCGGAAGTATGGGCAAGTCATTGCATGTTGGAAAAGCAGCTTTCAATGGTATGTTGTCAGCATTTTTAGCCAAAAACGGATTTACTGGCAGCAGTAGTATTTTTGATGGTGAAGAAGGATTTTTAAAAACAATGGTTTTCAATGATTCTCTAGATGAATATAGTTTGGAAGATTTATTAATGAATGTGGGGGATGTTGATTTTAGAGATATCTATTTTAAGAAATATCCATTTTGTAGACATTTGCATTCTTCAATAGAAGCTATTTTAAAATTAAGGCCTATTATAGACAAGGAATATGGCCATATAGACAGCATTTTGGTAAAAACATATGATATAGCAGCATCTCATGATAATTACAATCCAAAATCATTAGAAGAATTAAAACAGAGTCTGCCTTATGCAGTAGCCATTGCACTTGCTTGCGGTAATTTGAGTATTGATAATATTAAATTATTAATCAGATATGGTTTGTTTGATGAAAACAGTAATGTGGATATTGTTAAGACAATTAGAAATTTGGCAAATAAGGTTGTTATTTCTGTAGATCCAAAATTAAATCAGCTATATCCATCCAAACGCCCATCCAATGTTGTGATAAGATTGGATGAAAACTTTAGAAATGGAGTTTTCCAAAACTTGGTTATAATTCCTAAAGGCGATTTGGAGAATCCTTATGAGTTGAATGATTTGATTACTAAATTTAAAGAATTGAATCCTAAATACAACATCAATAAACTTTCTATTATTGACGACATTGAAAATTATCAAATGACAGAATTTATGGAAATATTAAATGGAAATGATTAA
- a CDS encoding LysO family transporter, protein MDIIDGSESVSITGIRNWILLLLIFSVITVIGNYVGYHHPMGESLVGMLILSGLTLIAMLLERYVPLNISSIVYVSLLGLILSLPMMPTSGFIVYYVSKIELLAIVTVFLAYVGIGMGKNWDQFKKIGWRGAIVTVAVITGTYLGSVIIAHIVLTLTGVSI, encoded by the coding sequence ATGGATATTATTGATGGTTCAGAATCAGTTTCAATTACAGGAATTAGAAATTGGATTCTTTTATTGTTGATATTTTCAGTAATAACAGTAATTGGGAATTATGTAGGTTATCATCATCCGATGGGCGAATCATTGGTAGGTATGCTGATTTTATCTGGATTGACATTGATTGCAATGTTGCTTGAAAGATACGTGCCTTTAAACATATCCTCTATTGTTTATGTTTCTTTATTGGGTTTGATTTTATCATTGCCTATGATGCCAACTTCAGGTTTCATAGTCTACTATGTTTCAAAAATAGAGTTATTGGCTATTGTAACCGTATTTTTAGCATATGTTGGTATTGGAATGGGTAAAAATTGGGATCAATTCAAAAAGATTGGTTGGAGAGGAGCTATTGTTACAGTAGCGGTTATCACAGGAACCTATCTTGGATCAGTTATTATTGCCCATATTGTTTTGACACTTACTGGAGTTTCAATTTAA